The following coding sequences are from one Nicotiana tomentosiformis chromosome 3, ASM39032v3, whole genome shotgun sequence window:
- the LOC104111082 gene encoding NAC transcription factor 47-like, with amino-acid sequence MEKNVQFRLSDTNLIMQLLKFLAGKCLPTEGLIGFVDIYSKEPWQLIGDISSKKTHYFLSQLKKKKPTDARFKRTTGNGSWTQQNKGKKILDEDGSLIIGYKRSLSYKHKKDSSLNGRWLMMEYFLADSLLQELKSNEAKEFVICAIKKNPRSEIRENTDATIVEYKRFIDRVLQEGVHLQTSEPSQQSIMILSKNSPMMSESTSSDVLSMGQLEQNNGMLVQTDSDEFFGILNVQNQECYYQEARNRKTTASAISLELELMVSYLMVVFKISSSLTKHCLHLMVLRKMEKFAASLTSKRLSCVFRIFHCLICNVALPEYDTVLVLRLNNPKATVPVSIWWLIPQYLVYGISQAFTMIGLQEFFYDQAPTELKSIGLSLLLRIWHRELLEKFTHFSN; translated from the exons ATGGAGAAGAATGTTCAATTTCGTCTCTCTGACACTAATCTGATAATGCAATTGTTGAAATTTTTGGCTGGAAAATGCTTACCAACTGAAGGATTGATTGGCTTTGTAGATATTTACAGCAAAGAGCCATGGCAGTTAATTGGAGACATTAGTTCCAAGAAAACCCATTACTTCCTCTCccaattgaagaagaagaaacccaCTGATGCTCGATTCAAAAGAACTACTGGTAATGGGAGTTGGACACAGCAGAATAAAGGCAAGAAAattcttgatgaagatggaagtcTGATTATTGGGTATAAAAGAAGCTTGAGTTACAAGCACAAGAAAGACTCCTCTTTGAATGGCCGCTGGTTGATGATGGAGTATTTCTTGGCTGACTCTCTTCTTCAGGAGTTGAAATCTAACGAAGCAAAAGAGTTTGTAATATGTGCGATTAAGAAGAACCCCAGATCGGAAATCAGAGAAAACACTGATGCTACTATTGTAGAGTATAAGAGGTTCATTGATCGTGTCTTGCAAGAAGGGGTTCATCTCCAAACCTCAGAACCCTCACAACAGAGTATTATGATTTTGTCTAAGAACAGTCCTATGATGTCGGAGAGCACTTCCTCTGATGTTTTATCTATGGGACAATTAGAACAAAATAATGGAATGCTGGTTCAGACTGATTCTGATGAATTCTTTGGAATACTGAACGTTCAAAATCAAGAATGCTATTATCAGGAAG CTAGGAACCGAAAAACAACTGCATCAGCAATATCTTTGGAACTGGAGCTCATGGTATCCTACCTCATGGTGGTTTTCAAGATTTCAA GTTCCCTAACAAAACATTGCTTGCACCTGATGGTTCTGAGGAAGATGGAAAAGTTTGCAGCTTCGTTGACGTCGAAGAGGCTAAG CTGCGTCTTTAGAATCTTTCATTGCCTTATCTGTAATGTCGCTCTTCCTGAATATGACACTGTTCTGGTTCTGCGTCTTAACAATCCGAAGGCAACTGTTCCAGTGAGTATCTGGTGGTTAATACCTCAGTATCTAGTGTATGGCATCTCTCAGGCATTTACCATGATCGGTCTGCAGGAGTTTTTCTATGATCAGGCGCCAACAGAACTGAAAAGCATAGGTCTCTCTTTACTCCTGCGTATTTGGCATAGGGAGCTTCTTGAGAAGTTTACTCATTTCAGTAATTGA